AAGGCTTTCGAGCATTACGATTACAATGACTTCTGAACAGGATTTTGAACTGACCCGTGCAGAAATGCCGACTTGGAGCGTAATCGTCAAGGACTCTATTGGTCCAGTGCCAAGTTTCCCGCTCATCGCCCGCCAGAGCAAAACACTCTCCGAACGCCGCACACAGAAGAACGGTACCGCCACATTCAACCTCCGCAACGTGAACTTTGAAAAAGGTCCGTACGTGATTGTGGTAGAACCGAACCTCCCGCTTGAACTTCTGAAAAAGACCGGTTTAAGAAACACTCTCGAAGTTCCTTACCGCGTGCGCCAGTCTCGCTGCTACGTCAAGATTGATTGCGAAATGATTGCAAATGCCTGCAACGCTCTGGAAAACGCCCTTTCCAAGAAGTCCATTTTTGTGACGACAGAAGAAGACTCTAATGCCCCAGAACTCAAAGTGGATATCGAAAACACCTTTAGAGGCAGACTCGGATTCATTTCGTCCTTTGACTTTACCATCTCCATCAAGGGCGACAAAGTCAACTTCTTCACAACAGCAAAGGGTGTCGGCAGAAACGAAGTCGATGCAACAGTCAGCGCTCTCCGAAAGACGGATTTCACGCCGCTCCAGAAGCAGCTGATGCCGATTTGCGGAAAGTAGTTGGTATGACACCAAACTAAAAATGTATCTTTACAAAGCCGCTGGTTAGCGGCTTTTTCTATGTCAAAAAGAATTTTATCGATACTGTTCATTCTGTTGCTCGCAATACCTGTTGCGGCAAGTTTTAAAGTAAACAAGGCGGGGCTCCCAAAGCGCCCGCAGAACAGTTACGTGTACGATGAAGACCGTTTGCTCACAAAGCAAGAAGTGCTATTCATCAACGTACTTTCTGAAGAGCTTTACAAGAAGGCAGGCTTTGGGCTTGCGGTAGCACTCATCCATGATATCGGCTTTGCAGACTTTAGAGATTACGCTTTGAACATTGCCGAAAGCTGGGGCGTTGGCGGCAAATCGAACGAAGGCGTCCTGATTTTTGCGGCGATGAAACAGCACAAGCGCAGTGTCGAAGTCGGTTACGGCGCCGAAGGTTACTTGCCCGACGTGCTCGTGGAACGGCTCCAGCAAAAGACAATTGTCCCTGCATTTAGGGTTGAAAAATATGGTCAAGGAGTCATAACGCTCGCTTGGGAAATTGCGCAAGTCGTCGCCAAGGAAAAAGGCATCACGCTTGAAGTCAATACCGACCAGCTCCCGCAAGAAGAAGAAAACAGCCCATTCGGACTCGCACTCATTATTTTCGTGATTCTGTTCCTGCTTGTTTCGAAGAATGGCGGCGGACGCGGAAATGGTTGTCTCTGGTTCTTGCTCGGGAACGCCCTCAGCAACAGCAGTCGTGGCCACCACCGCGGTGGTTTTGGCGGTGGATTTGGAGGATTTGGCGGAGGCGGCTTTGGTGGCGGTTTCGGCGGTGGATTTGGTGGAGGCAGTTTTGGCGGAGGCGGCTCCGGCGGAAGCTGGTAATTTAGAGGTTCCCTTATGAGAAAGATTTTAAGCGTTGCAGAATTTCAGAATTCAGAATGGCCGAAGCTTTTTGAAGAAGCGCTCGGCGACAACCTCGTTTCAGCATTCATTCACGGCGATTGCCTTATGGAAGGATTCTCCTCGCTGGAATCCACGTGGACCGTCAGCTTTATTCTAAAGTCCAATTCCGTCGAGGACTTGCTCCCGTTGCAGAAGCTCACAGCAAAAGCAAAGCGTGAAAACATCGAGTTCAACCATGTGTTTACCCGTTACGAAATCAAGACTTCACAAGACGTGTTCCCGCTGGAATTTTTGCATATCAAGAGCCGAAATGTAACGATTTGTGGCGAGGCGCCGCTTGCAGACTTTTACCCGAACCTCGCAGAACTGCGTATGGAATGTGAACGCGAACTGCGCGGGTTGCTCGTACATTTACGCCAATTTTTTCTTTACCTCAAGGAATACCGCAATCCGCACGAGATTTATGTGCGTTCAACAATAACGCTCCTCCCCTTGCTTTACGGAGTCTATTACCTTTCGACAGGCAAATATCCCGAAAATCACGAACAAGTTTACGAGATGTTCCCGGGCGTGCGCATTCCAAACATGACCGATGACAAAAACGTGATTATATCAAACATCAACAAGCACATCGAAGCTGTGATGACAATCGTCAATCAAGTCGATGCGATGAAAGTTTAATCCGTCGTTTTGCGGTAGGCTTTGGGCGAAACTCCGACGAGGCGCTTGAAGAATTTTCCAAAGAACGAAACGTCCGGGAAGTTCAGAATCTTGGAGACTTTCTGGATGTCTCTGGAAGACGAGCGCAACAGAACTTTCGCATCGAGCGCGATGTGTTCGTCAATCCAACGCTTGGCATTCTTCCCGGTCTGCTCTTCGGCAACGGCAGAGAGGTACTTCGGCGTAATCCCAAGTTCATCGGCGTAAAACTTCACGGAATGCTGTTCGCGATGATGTTCGACAACGAGGTCAATAAACTGCGCGAATAGCACCTGACCACGACTTTTGACCACATCCGTAGCAATAGGCTCGTCTACAATTCCAATGCACTCATACAAAAGCGCAATCAAATGATTCTTGAGAACCTGCAAACGGCAAGCGTTCGTTTCCGTCGTTTCAAACTTTTTCTTCAAAAATTCAAAGCTTGCATTCAATTGATCAAACTTAACTTTATCAAGCTGCTGTAAAGGATTTTCACGATACCGCAAAATAAGCCGCGTATTATCGTCAAAACGAATGATCAATTCATCAATCATGTTCTTGGAGCAAGCAATGCACACCGGGTCAAAATCGGCAGAAGCCATCTTGGCCCGTAACACCTGTTCCGGGAACACGACAAACAAGGCTCCCGCTTCAAGGTGATAAGTCTTAAGGTCTAGTTCTACATCCACAGAGCCGCGTTTCACCAAGAGAAGCACCGCCGCCTGAACTTTTACATAATTTTCAAGCCCGAATTCCTTAAGACTGGTAAACATGGCAATCTTATCGGGCAACACGTTTGCTTGACGCAGAAAATTCAACATCGAAAAATCCGCAGTGCGGATATTCGCATTCTTATGAAAAGGAAGGTCATTCATTATATAAACATCATAGCAAAAAGTAGAATGAATGTCAATGGATCCCCTCCCTAACGGTCGAGGATGACATTTCTAATAACTAGTAACTAAGGACTAATAACTCCATTAAAACAGTTTGTAGCTGAAGTACAGGGTGTACGCAAAGACGCCTCGGCTCATCGGTTCAAAAAATTCGGAGGAGTAAGCGGCGACCTTGGCATAAGTATCCAGGCGCCCACCAATAGAAATCTTATCCGTCAAATCGTATTCCATCGTAATATAGTTCTTCAACAACATGTCCCAGCCGTCAGCACCATAGTGCGGTAGCGAGCCCGGAATGGTATGCAGAGCATCAACCACGGTTTTCGTCTTTACACGGAAACGGTTTCCAACCAAAAGTTCCAAGCCCAACACATATTTCGCACCCATGTTGTACTGGTAATTGTCCATATCCGACTCATATTCTGGATGCACCGCCCGGATCAGGTCATCGTAGCCCATATCCGTTGTACCAAGCAATATGAAATAAATCTGGTGATACATGCGGAATCTCAATGACGGCAAAAGCCAAAGCGAAAAATCGATACCCGTTCCAAGAGAAATCGTCCCAACCGTCGCGAAGTCGCCGTAGAACGTGCTGTAATCGAGATATGTCGCAAAGTCGACCCAGTGACCACGGCCATGAACACCTGCATTCGTGAGTTTGCCCGTCACGTCAAGCTGGAAAAGCGTCCCGTCTGGACCAACTTCACCTCGAGTGTACAAATTAAAATAATCGAACGGACGCTTGACTTTCCGGAACGGCTTGCCATATTCTATTTCGGCACCGTACATGATATGCTTATCATCCCAGCGTTGGTCCAAGTCATCTTCGTTGCGGCCACCATAGCGGTAGATGTTACCAAAGTGCGAACCTGTTCCTAAAAAGATGGACATGTCCACCGGCGTATTCCCCGTAATACCATCTCGATTGCCAAAAACTTTTCTTTGTAAGTAAGCCGAGTGAGCAAAGCCAAATGCGGCAACTTGCTTGTACCAAGAAGATTCTTCAACGCCGTAAAATTTTCGCGAAAGCCTGTAAAGAACTTCACCATACACGGCACCACCAATTGATGTAGCAAGCAAGTCATTAATGGACGGGTATTCCGTTTCGGCAAACATTTCCCACGTGTAGCTTCCTAGCGCCGTAAACAACAAGCTTCCATAAAATCCGTAGCCTGCGCCACGTGCAAAGTTGTAATAAGTTGCCCCTTGGTAAGGATGTCCGTAAAAGTTAATCGCCCAATGGTTGTGGTCCCATTCCCACCCTTCTTTAAAATTGCGTTTCCAATAGCTCGGTCCTGTGCGTGCATAATTTTTATCTAGCACATAGCGGTCCCATGCCCAGATAAAGCCGTTAAAACCAAATACCTCGCCCAAGACGATAAACGGGGAAACTTCTTTAGGCTTGTCCAACGCATCGATTTCTAGCGTGTCTTCGAACGTCGTGTTCGTTATCGAATACATGACGTTAATGGAATCTTCGGGAAGCGTTTGAGACGGGACAGAAAACAAAGGAATCACGCCCTGCGAGATATCCATGCTCAATGCGGTTACAGACAAAAATAATAGCGATGACAACAGTTTGCGAAACATATCACTCTCTCTTTTTTCGCAAAAGCTAAAACTTTGTCAAAAAATTTAAAGAGGAGTCTCGACGACTCCCCTAAAGTAGAGAATGAACGACAAATATTTAAGATAAATGGTTACTTCGACTTGAGCAAATTATCGAAGTAGACGATTGTCTTTTCGAGGCCCTGGCGAAGCGGAATGGTCGGTTCCCACTTGAGAGCACTCTTCGCAAGCGAAATGTCCGGACGGCGCATTTTGGGATCGTCACCCGGTAGCGGCTTGTAGACAATCTTGCTCTTGGAACCCGTAAGCTCAAGCACTTCCTTCGCAAGTTCGAGCATCGTGAATTCGCCAGGATTACCGATGTTCACCGGTCCGATAATCTTGTCCTGATTCATCATGCGGACAAAGCCTTCGATGAGGTCGTCCACGTAGCAAAAGCTACGCGTCTGGCTACCATCACCGTAAATGGTAATGTCTTCGCCATTGAGCGCCTGGACAATGAAGTTCGAAACCACGCGACCGTCGTTCGGGAGCATGCGCGGACCGTACGTATTGAAAATGCGAACAATGCGGATGTCGACCTTGTTCTGGCGGTGGTAATCCATAAAGAGCGTTTCGGCGACGCGCTTGCCTTCGTCATAGCAGCTGCGGATGCCGATGGGATTCACGTTTCCCCAGTAGTCTTCGGTCTGCGGGTGTACAGCAGGGTCACCGTAAACTTCACTTGTAGAAGCCTGCAAGATGCGGGCTTTCACGCGCTTTGCGAGACCGAGCATGTTGATTGCGCCCATGACGCTTGTCTTGATGGTCTTTACCGGGTTGAACTGGTAATGGATCGGGCTTGCCGGGCATGCCAAGTTGAAAATGCGGTCCACTTCCAAAAGGATCGGTTCGGTCACATCGTGACGGATGAGTTCAAAGTTGCGGTTGTCGCGCAGGTGGGCAACGTTAGCCATACGACCTGTGAAGTAATTGTCCAGGCAAATGACTTCGTGACCGTCATTCAAAAGTCTTTCGCAAAGGTGACTTCCTAAGAATCCAGCACCACCAGTAACTAAACAACGCATAAAAACTCCCATAAAGCGTCTAGATGTAAAAAATATAGTAAAGGAGATGCCCGCTCAAGGCGGGCATGACAGCTAGATGGCGGGGCAATCCCGCCATGACAAATTCGAATTAAATTCTCATCGAGATGTCGAGAGCCTTGACGCTATGCGTGAGGGCACCGACAGAGATGAAGTCGAGGCCGAGCGTAGCAATCTGCTTCGCGCGTTCGAGTGTCATGTTGCCAGAACCTTCCACAAGCACCTTGTCGCCACTTTCCTTGATAATCTTCAAGGCTTCGGCCATCATTTCGTTGCTCATGTTGTCGAGCATGATGACATCGACACCCTTGTTGAGAAGAGCGCGGAGCTGGTCGAAGTTTTCGACTTCCATTTCGACCATCAAGCCCTGCTTGTTGTTCTTCTTGACAACTTCAAGAGCTTCGAGCACGCCACCAGCAGCTGCAATGTGATTGTCCTTCACGAGCACCATATCAAAGAGACCCATGCGGTGGTTGGAACCACCACCGACGCGAACGGCGTACTTCTGCAAAGTGCGGAAACCCGGAATTGTCTTGCGAGTATCGAGCACCTTGGTCTTACCGCCCTTCAAGGCTTCCTGGAACGTGTGAGCCACAGTTGCCACACCAGAGAGCTGCTGGATGAAGTTCAAAAGCGTACGTTCGCCCGTCAAAAGTTCATGAGTCGTGCCATCAAGTTCGGCAATCAGGTCGCCTTTCTTCACGACGTCACCATCATTCTTGTGGAGCGTCACCTTGGCGTTTGCCTTGAGTTCCTGGAACACGAGTTCAATAATCGGGAGGCCGGCGAGCACGCCATCTTCTTTGGCGATGAGGCGGGCATGCTGTTTCTGGTCAGCAGGAATAGTCCATTCACTAGTCACATCGCCCGTGCGAACGTCTTCCGCCAAAGCGAGGCGGATCATGGTCAAAGCATCTTCGGTTGGGAATACTGGAGTAGAATTATCGCCGTACATTACTGTGCGCCTTTTCCGGTTAAAACAACGTAAACTGTTCGTACAAGAATCTGGAAGTCCAAAAGCAAGCTCATATTCTCGTAGTAATACATATCGTACTGGAGCTTGATCTGCACATCTTCGATGCTCGTATCATAATGGTGGCAAACCTGAGCCCAGCCTGTGAGGCCCGGTTTCATCTTGAGGCGGCTGATGTAGAACGGAATCTGTTCACGGAGCTTGCCGATAAACACAGCGCGTTCCGGACGCGGCCCCACCATGCTCATGTCGCCTTTCAAAACACAAAGAATCTGCGGAAGTTCATCAATGCGGGTCTTGCGCAAGAAGCGTCCAATTCGCGTAATGCGCGGGTCCTTCTTGGTGGCCCACTGGGCACCGAACTTTTCGGCATCGGTACGCATCGTGCGGAACTTGTAGACCGTAAACGGCTTGCCATAAAGACCAATGCGTTCCTGCGAATAGAAAACAGGACCATGGTCATCGAGCTTAATCGCAATAGCAGCAAACAAGCAGACCGGGAGAGACAAAAGTCCGAGGAACAAGCCAAAAGCAATATCGATAATGCGCTTGACACGCACCTGCCAAAGCGGCATCGTAAACGCAAAAAGTTCCTGCAGTTCAAAACCGTAAACGAGGTTTGCCTTAAAGCGTCCATTCACAACGCTATACAATTCAGGAACAATATAAATGTGGAGCGGGAGTTCACAAATCCAGACGAGCACACGCATAATCTCTTGCGGAGACGTACTTTCGTGCGCAATGATAATGCCGCTGACCTTGTACTTCTTGACAAGAGCAGGCAAATCAGAATACTTGCCGAGAACCGGAACCTTCGCAAACTTTTTCGGCAAGACTTGATAGCGTTCATCGACAAAGCCCACAACACGCTGACCACGAGCCGGAGTCTTTGCCAAATCTTCAGCAATCTTTTTACCCGCTTCTGTAGCGCCAAGCACGAGGATGTTGTTCGCCCCATAACCCTTACGGAGCAAAGCCCGCAAGAAGATGTAGATGAGCATACGGAACAGGCCAACAAGCAAAATAGCAAGGCCGCCATATATAAATATCCACGGGAACCGAGATCCATAGAGATAGCCCTCGCTGAGCGGTTGGTTCGTGAAGACCTTCCCCATGAATTCAGCACCAAAAAGACAGACAATCACCAAGACCACACCAATCACGACAGCCCTGAGGACGCGCAAGACTTGGTGCGTTCTTGAAAGCAACAACCAGGAGCGATACAATCCGGCAAAGGTAAATAGAGTAAGCCACCCGATATTCAAGACTAGTCCGTACTGCCAATAGCTTTCGAACGTCTTGGTCGGGTCAAACTTATCTACAATCCAACCACTATGGAACTGAACCCAAAACGCCAAGGCGAAACAAATCGACAAAGCGGCAAAATCCGAGAGGATTAAAAGAATTCGTTCCAAAGTAGTTGCGCGAATCATATACGACCTTTAATTAAGCGAGAAAGCGGATGACCTGGCTTTTCTCAACGATTTCGGAGAGAGAGTTCACTGCGTCGACAGCCTTGGAGAGCTTGCTATCGAGAGTCTTTTCCGTAATGACGACGATGGACACCTTGCCCGGGTCGTTCACGTTCTTCTGGATAATCGTTTCGATAGAGATGTTGTTGTCTGCAAGGATCTTCGTAATCTTGGCGAGCACACCGCAAGCGTCACGGGACGTGAAGCGGAGGTAGTAGCGGGCGCTAGTTTCGGAGATCGGAACGAGCGTTGCAGAGTTTTCGACGTTGAACCAGCCCATCGGGAGTGCCTTGCGGCTGCCCTGGTCGGTAGAACGAGCGAGGGACACGAGGTCTGCCACGACTGCAGATGCGGTCGGGAGGCGGCCAGCACCGGCACCGGTCTGAACCGTTTCGCCGAGGTTGTCGCACTTGAGGTAAACAGCATTGATGACGCCGTTCACGTTAGAGAGCAAGTTAGTGTTCGGAACGAAGCACGGATGGACACGGGCGTCCACGCGGTCGCCATCGCGGTGGTAGATGCCGAGGAGCTTCACGCAGCAGCCAAGTTCCTTGGCGAATGCGATATCCTGGGCGGTAATCTTGGAAATACCGGTAACGTGAATCTTTTCGAAGTCCACGCGCTTGCCGCTGCAAAGGCTAGCAAGGAGGGCGGTCTTGTGGGCGGAGTCGATACCTTCGATATCAAAAGTCGGGTCAGCTTCAGCAAAGCCGAGCTTCTGGGCGTCCTTCAAGACGACGTCGAAGTCGAGACCTTCTTCGGCCATGCGGCTGAGGATGTAGTTGCAAGTACCATTGATAATGCAGCTGAGGCTTTCGACCGTAGAGCCAACGAAGCCTTCCTGGACGCTGCGGATGATAGGAATGCCACCGCCAACAGCAGCTTCGAACAGGACATGCAAGCCCTTCTTTGCGGCGAGCGGGAAAATTTCGTGACCGTACTTGGCGAGGAGAGCCTTGTTGGCCGTCACCACATGCTTACCGCTTTCGAGAGCAGCGAGGATCCACTTGCGCGGCATGTTGTAGCCACCAGCGAGTTCCACGAGCACGTCGATATCGTCGCCAGCAATCATTTCGTCGGCATTGGTCGAGACCTTGTAGCCCTTAGCCTTGTACGGGGCAACTTCTTCTTCGGACTTAGCGCAGATGCAAGCGAGCTGCAGTTCAACGCCAAGCTTTTCCTTATATTCGGCAATCTTCTGTTCAAGAATCTGAATGACACCACCACCAACGGTACCCGTGCCAATTAAACCAATACGCAACATATAGCGTCTCCATTTTAAATTTTACGCGCTATAATGTAGTAAAAAGTCACTCCAAAGTTTTTAACAGAGAGTCCAGACGATGGGTCATTTGCATGGCACCAGCACGGCAGAGGTGATCATCGTCATAACTCATTCCTTCCAGGTAATCATGTTCCCCCATTTTATGCTGGTCAAAGAAGGTAAAATTGCTGTATTTCTGGGTCAAAGCATCGAGTCGTTCTAGAATTTGCGGAGCATCGCTGTTACGGAGCCCATATTTTCCATAAGCATTCGATTCCTTGTAATTGGGATTCTGCGGGAACTCCACACCGATAACCTTGATATTTCTTTCAGCAGCCAATTCGATAATATCGGTCAAGTAACCCAAAGTTTCTTCAAGACGGACAAGCCCCGTATCAAGCCATCCAATATCCTTTTCGGCATGTGCACTCGACCTCCAGTCGCTACAACTGTTCAAAGGCATATACCCCCGTTCGGTCAAATTGGCAGCATACGAGGAAACCTTGGGCACATCATGCGTCATTTCCTTAAGACCTTCAGGAACGCCAGACTTCCAGAAATCGTGATTGGCATCGTAGACATACCCTTTGATTTCTGGGCTATAAAGGTAAAAGAAGCTGTTCACTTTGCCAAGCCAGAGCCTATCCAAGCTTATGCCAACGATTATATACTTCAACTTCTTAAAGTGAGGCAATACGTAATTGACCGCAATATAATGCGTACTGTGAAGATTGCCATGCGCACTAGCTAAATTTACCACGTAGAACTGATCGCTAAACAATTTGGGAATAACCCCATGATGCGATCTGGACGATCCGAAAACGACGACATCCGCAGTATCCCAATAAGTCCAGACAAGCTCCATCTTGTAGCTCCAATGCGCTTCCTGGAACTCATTGTTTTTGGCATAAAAACCTGCGCTATCCTCATCAAGTTCAAAGAATTCCACTAGTTCTTCCGAAGAACTGCTGAAGAAATCACTAGAACTACTCGATTCTCCTGAGCTGCTAGAATCATCGCTTGAAGAGCTCGATTCCCCGGAGCTACTGGAGTTTTTACTGCTGCTTGATTCTGCGCCGCTAGAACTCGAGCCTTTGCCGTCATTGCGAGAACTCGAAGAGTTCGAAGCAATCTCTTTACTACTACTGGATACTTTGCTTGAACTGGAAAGGGTCTGCTTTTTCCCCTGAATCCAGAGGTTCGGGTACCATAATTCTTCGCCTTCAACAAGATTTGTAACAGAACTATCCGCCAAGTGGACAAGAACAATCTTCGTGTGAGCTCCATCTGCATTTGTAAGAGTCGCCACAAGATTCTGGTTCACACGACCCGTTGCCCATTCGGAATGATCAAATACAAAACCCGAAGGTGCCCTCACACTTTGAACAAGATTTCCAGAGCTGTCCGCAATAAACAAATACTCGTGGACTCTGTATTTTTCGCCCACAAAATTTTTGCCAGTGCTACCACCAAAATCAAGAAAAGCCGTACGCTTACTATAATCCTTCGCAAGCGATACATTGCACGCCTGTTCCTTATTATACCAGATTTTCTCTTTTTTATAGACACGAGCACGGAGAATTTTCGACCCTGTAACCGCAAGCGACTCGTCTTCACTGATACCGCCATGGAACGAACCGTCGAACAACTTTACCGGCGTTCCGAACTTTCCATTCATAAACGGCACTTGCCAAGTACTTGCACTTTTGAAGGTACTCTCGTTAGAATTATCCCCTGCTTTGGTCACGTAGGTAATAACAGTATCTCCATTAGCGAGCACGCTCCAGCGAGGGATAGCAGCACTCTTGACATCAAGTTTTACAAGACCGGACCCCTTTGGATCCAAATTTCGGACGTAAAGCCGGGAAGTTTGGTCGATACCTTCTATACCCGTACAGAACGCCACTTTTTTCCCATCCGGAGAAATATCGGGATGATAAGCAGGAATCGTATCCACAATTTCCACTATATCTTTTTCATTTGTATAATCTATATAGTTGAGGTTGCCCGTAACCTCGTTTTTAAAGACAAGCTTTACTTTAGAAGTCTTTGTGTAATCCCACAGTTTCAGCGCTGATAAAACAATTCTAATAGGAGAACTTACTTCCTTTCCGTCTTGGTCTAAAAAAGTCGCATTAGGGATTGCGCCAAGCGCCAAACGGAACCCAACATGGTCATCATAAGTAGACGGACTTACAGGATACGTCCCCCCTCTTGAATAAAGGTTTGACGAAGATCCACCCTTGATAATACGTTCATCGGCGCCATTTGCACTGGACGCACCCGCAAAATTTGTCACGATCTCATTTTTGAAAAGACCTTTGTAGTCGTTGACAAACTCCTTCTCTTCTTCAAAACAATCCGAACATTTATCATCTTCAGAAGCTACCTTCACCCATTCAGCTTCGGTCGGGAGCCTATAGCCCATCCTATCGAGATGGAACGAAAAACCTGCAAGATTCACACAATGTCCATCTCTATCAAATTCCACACTTGAATATTCATAGACCGTATCCAAATCATCCATTTTGCTTTTTTCATTAGCAAAGAGAACAGCATCAAAAAAAGTCACATTGACTACAGGCACGCTATCCGAGCCACAATCGATGCGTTTTTCAGCAACCGACTTAAATTCACCACAAGTTACCTTATGGACATCCATCCAAAAATCATAGTCCAGCAAGACCTTCATTTCCGGAGATTCGTCTATTTTGGCACCACTCTTATTTGTTCCTAGTGTAACGGTATCTTTTGACCCTTCGACAAGCAACATTTGCCTATGAACGTCCGAAGACGGAATACCCTCGGCTGGATAACTCCCTCCATCCGAAAAACACCCCCAAAAAAA
This is a stretch of genomic DNA from Fibrobacter sp. UWB13. It encodes these proteins:
- a CDS encoding YgcG family protein, coding for MSKRILSILFILLLAIPVAASFKVNKAGLPKRPQNSYVYDEDRLLTKQEVLFINVLSEELYKKAGFGLAVALIHDIGFADFRDYALNIAESWGVGGKSNEGVLIFAAMKQHKRSVEVGYGAEGYLPDVLVERLQQKTIVPAFRVEKYGQGVITLAWEIAQVVAKEKGITLEVNTDQLPQEEENSPFGLALIIFVILFLLVSKNGGGRGNGCLWFLLGNALSNSSRGHHRGGFGGGFGGFGGGGFGGGFGGGFGGGSFGGGGSGGSW
- the nadC gene encoding carboxylating nicotinate-nucleotide diphosphorylase → MYGDNSTPVFPTEDALTMIRLALAEDVRTGDVTSEWTIPADQKQHARLIAKEDGVLAGLPIIELVFQELKANAKVTLHKNDGDVVKKGDLIAELDGTTHELLTGERTLLNFIQQLSGVATVAHTFQEALKGGKTKVLDTRKTIPGFRTLQKYAVRVGGGSNHRMGLFDMVLVKDNHIAAAGGVLEALEVVKKNNKQGLMVEMEVENFDQLRALLNKGVDVIMLDNMSNEMMAEALKIIKESGDKVLVEGSGNMTLERAKQIATLGLDFISVGALTHSVKALDISMRI
- a CDS encoding sugar transferase; translation: MIRATTLERILLILSDFAALSICFALAFWVQFHSGWIVDKFDPTKTFESYWQYGLVLNIGWLTLFTFAGLYRSWLLLSRTHQVLRVLRAVVIGVVLVIVCLFGAEFMGKVFTNQPLSEGYLYGSRFPWIFIYGGLAILLVGLFRMLIYIFLRALLRKGYGANNILVLGATEAGKKIAEDLAKTPARGQRVVGFVDERYQVLPKKFAKVPVLGKYSDLPALVKKYKVSGIIIAHESTSPQEIMRVLVWICELPLHIYIVPELYSVVNGRFKANLVYGFELQELFAFTMPLWQVRVKRIIDIAFGLFLGLLSLPVCLFAAIAIKLDDHGPVFYSQERIGLYGKPFTVYKFRTMRTDAEKFGAQWATKKDPRITRIGRFLRKTRIDELPQILCVLKGDMSMVGPRPERAVFIGKLREQIPFYISRLKMKPGLTGWAQVCHHYDTSIEDVQIKLQYDMYYYENMSLLLDFQILVRTVYVVLTGKGAQ
- a CDS encoding helix-turn-helix domain-containing protein, coding for MLNFLRQANVLPDKIAMFTSLKEFGLENYVKVQAAVLLLVKRGSVDVELDLKTYHLEAGALFVVFPEQVLRAKMASADFDPVCIACSKNMIDELIIRFDDNTRLILRYRENPLQQLDKVKFDQLNASFEFLKKKFETTETNACRLQVLKNHLIALLYECIGIVDEPIATDVVKSRGQVLFAQFIDLVVEHHREQHSVKFYADELGITPKYLSAVAEEQTGKNAKRWIDEHIALDAKVLLRSSSRDIQKVSKILNFPDVSFFGKFFKRLVGVSPKAYRKTTD
- a CDS encoding DUF3943 domain-containing protein, coding for MFRKLLSSLLFLSVTALSMDISQGVIPLFSVPSQTLPEDSINVMYSITNTTFEDTLEIDALDKPKEVSPFIVLGEVFGFNGFIWAWDRYVLDKNYARTGPSYWKRNFKEGWEWDHNHWAINFYGHPYQGATYYNFARGAGYGFYGSLLFTALGSYTWEMFAETEYPSINDLLATSIGGAVYGEVLYRLSRKFYGVEESSWYKQVAAFGFAHSAYLQRKVFGNRDGITGNTPVDMSIFLGTGSHFGNIYRYGGRNEDDLDQRWDDKHIMYGAEIEYGKPFRKVKRPFDYFNLYTRGEVGPDGTLFQLDVTGKLTNAGVHGRGHWVDFATYLDYSTFYGDFATVGTISLGTGIDFSLWLLPSLRFRMYHQIYFILLGTTDMGYDDLIRAVHPEYESDMDNYQYNMGAKYVLGLELLVGNRFRVKTKTVVDALHTIPGSLPHYGADGWDMLLKNYITMEYDLTDKISIGGRLDTYAKVAAYSSEFFEPMSRGVFAYTLYFSYKLF
- a CDS encoding homoserine dehydrogenase gives rise to the protein MLRIGLIGTGTVGGGVIQILEQKIAEYKEKLGVELQLACICAKSEEEVAPYKAKGYKVSTNADEMIAGDDIDVLVELAGGYNMPRKWILAALESGKHVVTANKALLAKYGHEIFPLAAKKGLHVLFEAAVGGGIPIIRSVQEGFVGSTVESLSCIINGTCNYILSRMAEEGLDFDVVLKDAQKLGFAEADPTFDIEGIDSAHKTALLASLCSGKRVDFEKIHVTGISKITAQDIAFAKELGCCVKLLGIYHRDGDRVDARVHPCFVPNTNLLSNVNGVINAVYLKCDNLGETVQTGAGAGRLPTASAVVADLVSLARSTDQGSRKALPMGWFNVENSATLVPISETSARYYLRFTSRDACGVLAKITKILADNNISIETIIQKNVNDPGKVSIVVITEKTLDSKLSKAVDAVNSLSEIVEKSQVIRFLA
- a CDS encoding UDP-glucuronic acid decarboxylase family protein; protein product: MRCLVTGGAGFLGSHLCERLLNDGHEVICLDNYFTGRMANVAHLRDNRNFELIRHDVTEPILLEVDRIFNLACPASPIHYQFNPVKTIKTSVMGAINMLGLAKRVKARILQASTSEVYGDPAVHPQTEDYWGNVNPIGIRSCYDEGKRVAETLFMDYHRQNKVDIRIVRIFNTYGPRMLPNDGRVVSNFIVQALNGEDITIYGDGSQTRSFCYVDDLIEGFVRMMNQDKIIGPVNIGNPGEFTMLELAKEVLELTGSKSKIVYKPLPGDDPKMRRPDISLAKSALKWEPTIPLRQGLEKTIVYFDNLLKSK